The region TTTTACCACTTTTTTCACCACCTGACTAAACTAAGATTTAAATTTATAAAATAACTTTAATGTCATTTTTGACTCATAGATTGAAGCTCTTAATTTTTCTTTAATTGATTGATTCGCTTTTTGTTGTTGATAATATTTATTATTTGTCCAGCCTTTAAATTCTTGCTGTAAATAATCATAAAACTCATTCATAATTTTAAGTGCTAATGATGAATCTTTAATATGAATGACTTTTTGTAATTCATAAAGGGCTTGATTAATACAAACCATCTCTAATTCATCTTCAAACGTTTTGAATTTATTTAGTTTTTTATAATAATTGATACTAGCTTCCAATGCTAATAATGTATGTAAAATTCTTTCATCATACGCACTTGAAACATTATTTAAACGATTAGCTAAATAATAATATAAGGGTTGATTAATCATCGCGATTTTCTCACAATGTGCTAATAGCATCAACGTAAAGGCTAAATCTTCACTTCGATAGTTTGTTGGAAATAGTAGTTGATTAGCCGTTAAAATTTCTTTTTTAATAAGTTTATTCCAAGGAGCAGGATTAATTTTAAACAGAATCTCTTTGTGATTCATTAAATCAATCGTCTCAGATTCAAATTTTGGTAATGAAATAGCAAATTGTTCACTTGAATCTTCATAACAATCATAATACTCACAAATGGCCACTGAAGCATCAGATAAACGGATTCCTTCATATAATTTTTCTAACATTTCTTCATGTAGATAATCATCTGGATCAATAAAAATAACATAGGGAGCACTCGATAAACTTAATCCTAAGTTTCGTGTTTTTCCAACCCCTTCATTTTGCTTATCCATCACTTTAAAACGAGAATCCTTTTGCTCCCATTCTCTAATTAAAGTTAAGGTCTCATCTGTAGAACCATCATTGATCACTATCACTTCGAAATCTTTGAATGTTTGAGTGACCAAACTTTTAAAACATTTATCAATATATTTTGCGACATTATACGCAGGAATGATAACACTAATTTGACTCACGGGGTTTACACCTACTTTAGCTCATTTTCATCTAAAATTCGACTATATTAAAAAAGATATTTATTCTATAGTTGTAACCATATTTGAACAGAAATAGTCACATTTATCATATCATAATTTAATTCCAATGGAAATATAAACAAAAAAAGCGCATCGAGATTTCGACACACTTTTTACAATTGTTTATTTTTTTAATACAATTCGCTTTGCACGATTAACAAATAATCTAAATTCATTAAAGAATACAAAATATAAGATGCTATGAGCTATTAAAACAATGGTACCTAAAACGGCCGATCCTAGGAACCAAACTAAAATTGATGACGTTCCTGATGAGAATACTAACTTCCATCCCATATAAGAAATGGATCCAATCACAAACATAATCCCTATTCGTCCAAGAACCAGACGATAATAATACCAAGGTGATAAGTTAAAAACACGTGGATAAACTAAATTGACTGTCATAAAGAAATCAAAAATAAACTGAGACAAGAATGTTCCTAATAAAATCCCAGTAATTCCAAAGTTTTTAATTAATACTAGAGAAATTAATAGATTAGCTATTGCAGTGATGTAAGCAATTTTTTTAGTCTCTTTAAATAAACCATTCACATTTCTAACAACTAATAATGGTTCTCTTGACACCAAATAAAATAAATTTACACTAAATAACAAGACTGCGAATAATGAAAGAATATATTGCTCCTCTTTCATCCATAACATCATAAAATCTCTCATGACAACAAATAAAATACTACAAATCACTGAACTTAAGAAAAAGGCAAAATTCGTATATTCCAAAAATGTTGCATATTTATGTTCTTCATTCTCATTTGAAAATAAATTTCCAAAACTATCAATTGGCGCTTGCACAATGCTAAATAAAATCTTTTGTAAACTTGAGCAAATTAAATTATAAGCATTATAAATATTCGTCACTGAAGTAGCAACAAAGACACTTAATAAAATAGGATCCGTATTACTTAAGACCACACCCGAAATTTTATGTGCAAAGACATGTTTTGTATTTTCAAGAGCTGATAAGTCACGTTCTTCATGATTATTCTTTAAATAAGGATATAACTTAAGAGATTTCTGTCTAGAATAAACATATGTTGCAATGGTTAAAAGTCCATCGACTAATAAAACAATCGCTAAATCTACTTTCAGTAACGCAAGCACAACGACTAAAACAGAGCGAATAAACGTAATGAATTGAATTCCGATATTAATTTTATAATATTGTTGATCAGATTGAACGACAATATTCGGTCCCATTAAAAAGTAAGAAATCACCACTGGAATCAATAATAAGAAATAAATCAAGTAGATCGTCCCACTTGGAATCGGATCCGCTTTACTAATAAATAGCGGAGAAACAATTCCTATAATTGTTCCAAGCACTAAAATGATAATTCCCATCCATCTAAATAAATAGACAGCCCCATTATATAATTCGGTTACCTTTTTATGATTTTTATCAGCCAAGGGTTTATATAATATTTGCTGAAATGCCATTCCAAATCCACCTTCAACTAGATTTAAAACAGCCATAATTTGTAATAATGTCGAATAAAGTCCGTTAATTGAACTACCATAGATACTAGAAAATAAACTAAATTTAACAAAACCTAAAATAGGTAAAATTAAATTTGGAATTGTTGTTGCTAGCATATTAAAAAACGAATGTTTCGTTCTCATCTCATCACTCCTAACACAATCTTTCCTTTTATTTGACTAGAAAGACATAATTTAATAAAAAGGTGTATCGTCATTAGGATACACCTTTTTGATTTAAGTATTAATATTTTAACTAAGATTGTGGCGCTGATGGTTGCTCTGTACTCACACAAAGTGGATCATCTGGATTCTCATCACAGAAATTTGGAGCCGGTACCTCAGGTTCTGGATCAGGTGTTGGTGTTGGATCCGGTGTTGGTGTTGGATCCGGTGTCGGTGTTGGATCCGGTGTCGGTGTTGGATCCGGTGTCGGTGTTGGATCCGGTGTCGGTGTTGGATCTGGTGTAGGTTCAACACCTAATGAAACAACAACAGTAATATGACCTGAACTTACGCTTTGACCTACTCCAGGTGAATAAGAAATAATCGCTCCTTTTGTAACCGTTGCGCTATACTGCTCTTGTTTTGAAACTGTAATTGAAAGTCCTAATTCGGCGTTTTTCTGACTAATATACGAAACGAACTCTTCGTATGTTTTGCCAACATAATTATCTAGTGTCACTGATGCGACTCCTTTAGATTTATATACATTAATTGAAGAATTCGCATTAATCACTGTTCCAGCAGAAACATCAGATACCCAAAATCCCGCTGATACAGAAGAGAACTTATCATCTGTAAAGTTAACTTTAACGGATACTTTATTTGCCCAATTATTAATTTGGTCTTTTGACCAACCTAAAGCATTGAAATCTGGTACCGTAATATAATCCATCACGGTTACTGTTAAACTACTAATACTATCTTTTTTCGTATAAGCTTTAACACTTTGAGACGTCACATACCCCGCTTTGGATGGATCATATCCTGAATCTGACCACGAAATTTTATTAATCGTAATCGGAACGCCTGCTGAAGATGCCCAGTTTTGAGCCATTTGTGCTGTATACTTCCCGCCTACCATATCAGGCATCATACTGCGACACTCTTCAGCATTTTGATTAGCTGAATCTGTACAATCTAATCCTTTTTTAATCACACTTACTGAAATAGATGATACTTTAGACGCAATCGTATTTGCTTTAACACTTTGATAAATAACTTGATTATTGGCAGCAGATGAGATATAACCACTATCTCCCTCTTCAACATAATTCACATCGATACTGATCCCATTTTGTTTTGCCCAAGACGTTACTTCGCTTAATACCCATCCTTCAGAAACAAAATCTGGAACTAATTCTGGCATTTCTGGAATATCAGGTGATGCTTCATTATACCATGACTGTACCCATGTCACACCATAATGTGGTGAAAATGGTGTATAGCTAAATGTATACTTTATTTCAGGTTGAATTTCTTCTAAGTTAATTAACATATTTTTTTTAGCATCTGCAACTGCTCCATCAAATGGAAAGGCATAATTTAAAATATCTCCACGAAATTCGTTATAAACATTACCGAAAGTGGCACTAATAACCATATTTTTAAAATGAATGTAATTCATTGGATTGTTACTTCCATAACTTGTTACTGTATCTAATGCATATTGGAATGACGATGTAATTTGATTCATTGAGATATTTGTTTCAATATTATTTCCAAGCACTTCAATGACTTTTAATACTTCATTAATAGAATTCATTTCAGTTAACATCTGGCTGATAGCTGCTCGAATAACCTCTTGTTGGCTTTCCGCACGTCCAAGATCGCCATTAGCTAATGTTTTTCGATGTCTTGCTAAAGCAAGTGCCTGCTCTCCATCTAAAATTTGATATCCTTGTTCAACATATACGATATCATCTCCCCAATTACGATCACTATTTTGCTCAATAATCGTTTGTGGAACATACATATAAATTCCACCAATGGCATCGATTAACTCAACAAATCCTTTAAAGTTAATTTTCACGTAATATGGAATATCAATATCAAACCAATTTTCTACTGTTTCAATCACACAGGTTGTTCCACCATTATTGGCATGGTTAATTTTGTCCTTCATGTTGTTATAACATGGAATTTCAACATAAGAGTCACGAGGAATTGAAGTCATCGTCACAGATAATTTTTGTGGATTAACCGTCGCTAAAATTAAGGAATCTGCACGTGAATTTGCATTCAATCCTTCTGTTTCAGAGTCAACTCCCATTAATAAAATAGAGAATGGCTGATCAACTAAAGAATCATAATTTTTATTTGATTCCACTGTAACCTCTTGCTT is a window of Turicibacter sanguinis DNA encoding:
- a CDS encoding glycosyltransferase family 2 protein, whose amino-acid sequence is MSQISVIIPAYNVAKYIDKCFKSLVTQTFKDFEVIVINDGSTDETLTLIREWEQKDSRFKVMDKQNEGVGKTRNLGLSLSSAPYVIFIDPDDYLHEEMLEKLYEGIRLSDASVAICEYYDCYEDSSEQFAISLPKFESETIDLMNHKEILFKINPAPWNKLIKKEILTANQLLFPTNYRSEDLAFTLMLLAHCEKIAMINQPLYYYLANRLNNVSSAYDERILHTLLALEASINYYKKLNKFKTFEDELEMVCINQALYELQKVIHIKDSSLALKIMNEFYDYLQQEFKGWTNNKYYQQQKANQSIKEKLRASIYESKMTLKLFYKFKS
- a CDS encoding lipopolysaccharide biosynthesis protein → MRTKHSFFNMLATTIPNLILPILGFVKFSLFSSIYGSSINGLYSTLLQIMAVLNLVEGGFGMAFQQILYKPLADKNHKKVTELYNGAVYLFRWMGIIILVLGTIIGIVSPLFISKADPIPSGTIYLIYFLLLIPVVISYFLMGPNIVVQSDQQYYKINIGIQFITFIRSVLVVVLALLKVDLAIVLLVDGLLTIATYVYSRQKSLKLYPYLKNNHEERDLSALENTKHVFAHKISGVVLSNTDPILLSVFVATSVTNIYNAYNLICSSLQKILFSIVQAPIDSFGNLFSNENEEHKYATFLEYTNFAFFLSSVICSILFVVMRDFMMLWMKEEQYILSLFAVLLFSVNLFYLVSREPLLVVRNVNGLFKETKKIAYITAIANLLISLVLIKNFGITGILLGTFLSQFIFDFFMTVNLVYPRVFNLSPWYYYRLVLGRIGIMFVIGSISYMGWKLVFSSGTSSILVWFLGSAVLGTIVLIAHSILYFVFFNEFRLFVNRAKRIVLKK
- a CDS encoding LCP family glycopolymer transferase; this translates as MSNLQNILKKPIVKYLLLSLLIIPIVLNIVYINKYSGFNSSLRINVSLILIFAFLSLLMFGMYCLNKNKGIGILVTSVIAIVSIICSSYFGYVNMKVYKSLNNMTTQETVINYSLVSMTDSNIKSFDDLKGKTIGTLNITKEEVVESINTFLDKNELSEEKVKTYDMPFDLIHDLYQGDVDAIIIGDNYTTIFSDQLGYENISTETTVLANIETVIKQEVTVESNKNYDSLVDQPFSILLMGVDSETEGLNANSRADSLILATVNPQKLSVTMTSIPRDSYVEIPCYNNMKDKINHANNGGTTCVIETVENWFDIDIPYYVKINFKGFVELIDAIGGIYMYVPQTIIEQNSDRNWGDDIVYVEQGYQILDGEQALALARHRKTLANGDLGRAESQQEVIRAAISQMLTEMNSINEVLKVIEVLGNNIETNISMNQITSSFQYALDTVTSYGSNNPMNYIHFKNMVISATFGNVYNEFRGDILNYAFPFDGAVADAKKNMLINLEEIQPEIKYTFSYTPFSPHYGVTWVQSWYNEASPDIPEMPELVPDFVSEGWVLSEVTSWAKQNGISIDVNYVEEGDSGYISSAANNQVIYQSVKANTIASKVSSISVSVIKKGLDCTDSANQNAEECRSMMPDMVGGKYTAQMAQNWASSAGVPITINKISWSDSGYDPSKAGYVTSQSVKAYTKKDSISSLTVTVMDYITVPDFNALGWSKDQINNWANKVSVKVNFTDDKFSSVSAGFWVSDVSAGTVINANSSINVYKSKGVASVTLDNYVGKTYEEFVSYISQKNAELGLSITVSKQEQYSATVTKGAIISYSPGVGQSVSSGHITVVVSLGVEPTPDPTPTPDPTPTPDPTPTPDPTPTPDPTPTPDPTPTPDPEPEVPAPNFCDENPDDPLCVSTEQPSAPQS